From the genome of Streptomyces sp. NBC_01304:
ATGAGACGGGCGGCCTCGTCCACGTCGTCGAGCAGAACACGGCCAACTACCCGCACTACTGCGACACCACGCAGCCCTACGGTTGCCCGGCCGGCCACGACAAGTACTACGGGCGCGGCCCGATTCAGCTCAGCTGGAACTTCAACTACAAATCGGCAGGCGACGCACTCGGCATCGACCTGCTCAACAACCCCGATCTGGTGCAGAACGACTCGTCCGTCGCCTGGAAGACGGGCCTGTGGTACTGGAACACCCAAAACGGCCCCGGCACGATGACGCCGCACAACGCCATCGTCAACGGCGCCGGATTCGGTGAGACCATCCGGGCCATCAACGGCACCCTGGAATGCAACGGCGCCAACCCGGGCCAGGTTCAGAGCCGCATCGACAACTACCAACGCTTCACTCAGCTCCTCGGAGTCGAACCAGGAGGCAACCTCAGCTGCTGAACCGCGTGGGGCCCACCTCCACGTGGGCCCCACTCACCGGGCCACGGTGACACCGTCGTAGCCCTTGCCCGCCGTGGCC
Proteins encoded in this window:
- a CDS encoding chitinase: MHSRIIGLLAATGATAAITALALAPTASAQKANQGAAAEFVVSEAQFDQMFPNRNSFYTYSGLTAALSAYPGFSNTGSDTVKKQEAAAFLANVSHETGGLVHVVEQNTANYPHYCDTTQPYGCPAGHDKYYGRGPIQLSWNFNYKSAGDALGIDLLNNPDLVQNDSSVAWKTGLWYWNTQNGPGTMTPHNAIVNGAGFGETIRAINGTLECNGANPGQVQSRIDNYQRFTQLLGVEPGGNLSC